In a genomic window of Dyadobacter fermentans DSM 18053:
- a CDS encoding Crp/Fnr family transcriptional regulator produces MEIDEILERIHPLPTGSREALKAHISEVRCLKGHSLIQAGRVGKTLYFIRSGIVRAYSDTDGGDVTFWFGKEGDVVISMKSFVSGQPGYEHIETMEASDLYQMKSQHLESLFATDIHLANWGRKLIGRELIKTEERLISMQFKTAQERYLDLLSATPDLLQRVPLCHIASFLGITQVSLSRIRSEIR; encoded by the coding sequence ATGGAAATAGACGAAATTCTGGAACGGATTCATCCCTTGCCTACGGGCTCGCGGGAGGCCCTGAAAGCGCACATTTCCGAAGTGCGCTGTCTGAAAGGGCATTCGCTCATCCAGGCTGGGAGGGTCGGTAAAACGCTGTATTTTATCCGCAGCGGCATCGTGCGCGCTTATTCCGATACGGACGGGGGCGATGTTACTTTCTGGTTTGGAAAGGAGGGCGACGTGGTGATTTCGATGAAGAGCTTCGTGTCCGGCCAGCCCGGTTATGAGCATATTGAAACGATGGAGGCGAGCGATCTCTACCAGATGAAGTCCCAGCACCTCGAATCGCTTTTTGCTACCGATATCCACCTGGCCAACTGGGGTCGGAAGCTGATCGGGCGCGAGCTGATCAAAACAGAGGAACGGCTCATTTCCATGCAATTTAAAACAGCCCAGGAACGGTACCTGGACCTGCTTTCGGCCACGCCCGACCTACTCCAACGTGTCCCATTGTGCCACATTGCTTCATTTCTCGGCATCACGCAGGTGAGCCTGAGCCGGATTCGTTCAGAAATCCGGTAA
- a CDS encoding DMT family transporter, which yields MNWIILIVAGLFEVGFASCLGKVRETSGSEMYWWFAGFIVSLTVSMGLLLKATQTLPIGTAYAVWTGIGAVGTVLVGILVFKDPVTFWRIFFITTLILSIAGLKAVSSH from the coding sequence ATGAACTGGATTATTTTGATTGTCGCCGGTCTTTTCGAGGTCGGGTTCGCTTCGTGTCTTGGCAAAGTCCGCGAAACATCGGGTAGCGAAATGTACTGGTGGTTTGCCGGATTCATCGTTTCCCTCACCGTGAGCATGGGTTTACTGCTGAAAGCCACGCAAACGCTGCCGATCGGGACCGCCTACGCCGTTTGGACGGGCATTGGCGCGGTGGGCACGGTGCTGGTAGGTATTTTGGTGTTTAAAGACCCCGTCACTTTCTGGCGGATATTTTTTATTACCACGCTCATTCTTTCGATCGCCGGCCTCAAAGCGGTTTCGAGTCACTGA
- a CDS encoding chemotaxis protein CheB → MAKRNIVVIGASLGGLEAFKKLVSGLPADIGASIFLVWHISPNAEGVLPGVLGELTDLTVVHADHGDLIRPNRIYVARPDHHLLVDDRHVHVTRGPKENRFRPAIDPLFRSAAYAFGSRVIGIVLSGALDDGTAGLWSIKRCGGIAIAQDPDDAEMPSMPKNAIREVAIDYIVPVSEMAALLVKLCNETVEIGTRLDKEELGQLEAEVRVAADQNRLDIDIPQYGEMSKLSCPECQGVLTLLKDGSLSRYRCHTGHAFSPETLLEAIAEKIESNLFAALRGVDEHVILLNHMGDHFAEANYRADAARYFRKAREAEQRVALIRNAIRASADIEVIRTSEERL, encoded by the coding sequence ATGGCAAAAAGAAACATAGTGGTAATAGGTGCCTCCCTGGGAGGACTGGAAGCGTTCAAAAAACTGGTTTCTGGTTTGCCGGCCGATATCGGCGCTTCTATTTTCCTGGTTTGGCACATTTCGCCGAACGCCGAAGGTGTATTGCCGGGCGTTTTGGGCGAGCTCACCGACCTGACCGTGGTACACGCCGACCACGGCGACCTGATCAGGCCGAACCGCATTTACGTAGCCCGGCCCGACCATCATTTGCTGGTGGACGACCGGCACGTCCACGTGACACGCGGACCGAAGGAAAACCGCTTCCGTCCGGCAATAGACCCGCTCTTCCGCTCCGCCGCGTACGCATTCGGTAGTCGGGTGATCGGCATTGTGCTGTCCGGCGCGCTCGACGACGGCACGGCCGGGTTATGGAGTATCAAACGCTGCGGGGGCATCGCCATTGCGCAGGACCCCGACGACGCCGAAATGCCTTCCATGCCGAAAAATGCCATTCGGGAAGTGGCGATTGATTATATTGTGCCGGTTTCGGAAATGGCGGCGTTGCTGGTGAAACTTTGTAATGAAACGGTTGAGATAGGCACCAGGCTCGATAAAGAAGAGCTCGGACAGCTGGAAGCGGAAGTGCGGGTTGCGGCGGACCAGAACAGATTGGATATCGATATTCCCCAATACGGCGAAATGAGCAAACTGTCCTGTCCTGAATGTCAGGGCGTGCTGACGTTGCTCAAAGACGGTTCATTATCCCGCTACCGATGCCATACCGGGCATGCATTTTCACCCGAAACACTTTTGGAGGCCATTGCCGAAAAAATCGAAAGCAACCTGTTTGCCGCGCTCCGGGGCGTGGATGAACACGTGATCCTGCTCAATCACATGGGCGATCACTTCGCCGAAGCCAACTACCGGGCAGATGCCGCCCGCTATTTCCGGAAGGCCCGTGAAGCCGAGCAGCGCGTGGCCCTGATCCGCAATGCAATCCGCGCCAGTGCGGATATCGAAGTGATAAGGACATCCGAGGAGCGGCTTTAA
- a CDS encoding CheR family methyltransferase, producing MKNPKKETPEKASLHQMLVVGIGASAGGIEALTEFFEHVPARTGLAYLVMLHLAPDEDEQLTEILSKVAKLPVLNVADSAEIVPDRILILPAIKHVQITSGRISIVRDMQIEERRAPVDVFFRTLGEAYRDQSVAVILSGTGANGSMGLKRIKEYGGASFVQNPREATFNEMPRSAIATELVDNILPVAHIPAQLLSYRQGLGTVAITVESETRPPDEQQALREVFTQLRMRTGHDFSNYKRPTLMRRIERRINVLNLPNLPAYVAYMREHPDETQALLKNLLISVTNFFRDSRAFLALEQETLPLIMEGKDQENTVRVWVAGCATGEEAYSLAMLFAERTMSTIDAPKVQIFATDIDEAALAIARDGKYSINDAADVSPERLRRFFTRDGDEYRIRREIREMVLFARHNVLKDPPFSQLDLVTCRNMLIYLNQTAQERAMETFHFALKPGGFLWLGMSETVDGSSDLYFNVSREYHLYQSRQVTTRSYPVPETIPQFIPEKKSTVPTVSEIEVRPAARLSFGDLHQQLLEQYAPPSIIVNEEYDILHLSERAGNYLHITGGEPTKNLLKLIRPELRLELRTAFYQAVQQQAHVEARNLKIRVGEHSETVTMHVRPVMREGDPARGFILILFQQTGQDNEAESLQTSVEPMARHLEEELIRVKAQLRTSNEQHEVQAEELKASNEELQAINEELRSAAEELETSKEELQSINEELTTINQELKVKVEEISLTSNNLQNLINSTNMATLFLDRSFRVNLFTPATREIFNLIPADFGRPLSDITNRLDYLHLQEDAELVLEKLQTVEREVRSKDGRVYMMRVMPYRTAEDRINGVVFTFVDITGPKAAEEALREADRRKDEFLAMLAHELRNPLAPVRNTLQIMKMTSGDDERVNASVAMMNRQVDHLVRLVDDLLDVSRISRGKIELRREQVDLSALVAEAAEATRSLYDSGNRKLILELPGTPLYFNGDATRLNQAVTNLLTNGVRFTKENGNVWVALEQKGSEVILSVKDDGIGLTSDQFEAIFELFAQVDLSPGKAEGGLGLGLTLVKQLVEMHGGRVEASSNGLGEGSEFLVYFPYLDVPVEFTPPITEKHAKAAAREILVVDDNTDAADTLAMLLKYQGHHTSVSYSGAQALEMLDQQPVEVVLLDISMPQMDGFETAKQIRKRPNGRKVMVIALTGYGQSEDKKRTRQSGFDGHLVKPVDLMELNELLAKLFP from the coding sequence ATGAAAAACCCTAAAAAGGAGACGCCCGAAAAGGCTTCCCTTCATCAGATGTTGGTCGTGGGCATTGGTGCCTCGGCGGGAGGTATTGAAGCACTCACAGAATTTTTTGAACACGTACCCGCCCGCACCGGCCTCGCTTACCTGGTGATGCTGCACCTGGCGCCGGACGAGGACGAGCAACTGACCGAAATACTGTCCAAGGTGGCGAAATTACCGGTGCTGAACGTGGCAGACAGTGCCGAAATCGTTCCTGACAGGATTCTGATCCTTCCGGCCATCAAGCACGTGCAGATAACCAGCGGCCGGATTTCGATCGTCAGGGATATGCAGATTGAAGAACGGCGCGCGCCGGTAGATGTCTTTTTCCGGACGCTCGGGGAGGCTTACCGGGACCAGAGCGTGGCCGTCATATTGTCGGGAACGGGCGCCAACGGCTCCATGGGCCTCAAAAGGATCAAGGAATATGGCGGGGCGTCGTTCGTGCAGAATCCCAGGGAAGCCACTTTCAATGAAATGCCGCGCAGCGCGATCGCCACGGAACTGGTTGACAACATCCTGCCCGTTGCCCATATTCCTGCCCAACTCCTGTCGTACCGCCAAGGCCTGGGTACGGTGGCGATCACCGTGGAATCAGAAACACGCCCGCCGGACGAGCAGCAGGCGCTCCGGGAGGTGTTTACCCAGCTGCGCATGCGCACCGGCCACGATTTTTCGAATTATAAAAGGCCGACGCTCATGCGCCGCATCGAGCGGCGCATTAATGTGCTCAACCTGCCCAACCTGCCCGCATACGTCGCTTACATGCGCGAGCATCCGGACGAAACGCAGGCATTGCTCAAAAATCTGCTGATTTCGGTCACGAACTTCTTCCGCGATAGCCGCGCATTTCTCGCGCTCGAGCAGGAAACACTGCCGCTGATCATGGAAGGGAAAGATCAGGAAAATACGGTGCGGGTGTGGGTGGCAGGCTGCGCTACGGGTGAGGAGGCCTATTCGCTCGCCATGCTGTTTGCCGAGCGGACCATGAGCACGATCGACGCCCCGAAAGTACAGATCTTCGCGACGGATATCGACGAAGCGGCACTGGCCATTGCCAGGGATGGAAAGTACAGCATCAACGACGCCGCCGACGTATCGCCGGAGCGGCTGAGAAGGTTCTTCACACGCGATGGAGACGAATACCGTATCCGGCGTGAGATACGCGAAATGGTGCTTTTTGCGAGACATAATGTGCTGAAAGACCCGCCATTTTCGCAACTCGACCTGGTGACCTGCCGGAACATGCTGATTTATCTCAATCAGACGGCTCAGGAAAGGGCGATGGAAACATTCCATTTCGCGCTCAAACCGGGCGGATTCCTGTGGCTCGGCATGTCCGAAACGGTGGACGGATCGAGCGATTTGTATTTCAATGTGAGCCGGGAATACCATTTGTACCAAAGCCGCCAGGTAACCACGCGGTCGTACCCCGTGCCGGAAACCATTCCTCAGTTTATCCCCGAAAAGAAAAGTACCGTCCCCACTGTGAGTGAAATAGAGGTGCGCCCGGCGGCACGACTGAGTTTCGGCGATTTGCACCAGCAGCTTCTGGAACAATATGCGCCGCCTTCCATTATTGTAAATGAAGAATACGACATCCTGCACCTGTCCGAACGCGCGGGTAACTACCTGCACATTACAGGCGGCGAACCGACGAAAAACCTGCTGAAACTGATCCGGCCGGAGCTGCGTCTGGAGTTGCGGACGGCATTTTACCAGGCCGTGCAGCAGCAGGCCCACGTAGAGGCAAGAAACCTGAAAATCCGGGTAGGAGAACATTCCGAAACCGTAACAATGCACGTGCGGCCGGTAATGCGGGAGGGTGATCCCGCCCGAGGGTTTATCCTGATTTTGTTTCAACAAACCGGGCAGGACAACGAAGCTGAAAGTTTGCAGACGTCGGTGGAGCCGATGGCGCGCCACCTGGAAGAAGAACTGATCCGCGTCAAAGCGCAGCTGCGAACCTCGAACGAGCAGCACGAGGTGCAGGCCGAAGAGTTAAAAGCGTCCAATGAAGAGTTGCAGGCCATTAATGAAGAGCTGCGGTCGGCAGCGGAGGAGCTGGAAACAAGCAAGGAGGAGTTGCAGTCGATCAACGAGGAGCTGACGACCATTAACCAGGAATTGAAAGTGAAGGTGGAGGAAATATCGCTGACCAGCAATAACCTCCAAAACCTCATTAATTCCACCAACATGGCCACCCTGTTTCTCGACCGCAGTTTCCGGGTAAACCTGTTCACGCCTGCCACACGGGAGATTTTCAACCTGATCCCGGCCGATTTCGGACGTCCGCTGTCGGACATTACCAACCGCCTCGATTACCTGCATTTGCAGGAGGACGCGGAGCTGGTGCTGGAAAAGCTGCAAACCGTGGAACGGGAGGTTAGAAGTAAGGACGGGCGCGTGTATATGATGCGCGTAATGCCCTACCGCACCGCCGAGGACCGCATTAACGGGGTAGTTTTCACTTTTGTGGACATTACGGGCCCCAAGGCGGCCGAGGAGGCGCTGCGGGAAGCAGACCGCCGGAAAGACGAATTCCTGGCTATGCTTGCCCACGAGCTGCGGAACCCGCTCGCGCCTGTGCGCAATACGTTGCAGATCATGAAGATGACCTCTGGCGACGACGAGCGTGTGAATGCATCGGTGGCCATGATGAACCGCCAGGTGGATCACCTGGTGAGGCTGGTGGACGACCTGCTGGATGTGAGCCGCATCAGCCGCGGGAAAATCGAGCTGCGGCGCGAGCAGGTAGACCTCAGTGCGCTGGTAGCCGAAGCGGCCGAAGCGACACGCTCCTTGTACGACTCGGGAAACAGGAAGCTGATACTGGAATTGCCGGGTACTCCACTGTATTTCAACGGCGACGCCACACGACTGAATCAGGCAGTGACCAACCTGCTGACGAACGGCGTCCGGTTCACCAAAGAAAACGGCAATGTATGGGTTGCATTGGAGCAAAAGGGCAGTGAGGTTATTCTAAGTGTGAAAGACGACGGCATTGGGCTCACTTCGGACCAGTTCGAAGCTATTTTCGAGCTTTTTGCACAAGTTGACCTCTCGCCCGGAAAAGCGGAAGGCGGTTTGGGCCTCGGCCTGACGCTGGTGAAGCAGCTCGTCGAAATGCACGGCGGCAGGGTGGAGGCCAGCAGTAACGGACTCGGCGAGGGAAGCGAATTCCTGGTTTACTTCCCATACCTCGACGTGCCTGTGGAATTTACGCCCCCCATCACTGAAAAACACGCGAAAGCCGCCGCAAGGGAAATATTGGTGGTAGACGACAATACCGACGCCGCCGACACGCTGGCCATGTTGCTGAAATACCAGGGGCATCATACGAGCGTAAGTTACAGTGGGGCCCAGGCGCTTGAGATGCTGGACCAGCAGCCGGTGGAAGTGGTGCTGCTGGATATTTCGATGCCGCAGATGGACGGGTTCGAAACGGCAAAGCAGATCCGCAAACGCCCGAACGGGCGGAAGGTCATGGTGATCGCACTCACTGGTTACGGCCAGTCGGAAGATAAAAAACGCACGAGACAATCGGGATTTGACGGGCATTTGGTGAAGCCGGTGGACCTGATGGAATTGAATGAGCTTTTGGCAAAACTCTTTCCCTGA
- a CDS encoding ankyrin repeat domain-containing protein — protein sequence MMENYTNVLIHAARVGELDVIRELLSRGVDVNVRDEKGYTPLLIACYNNRPEAARLLLDSGADVNAGDYGGNTALMGAAFKGLPEIASLLISYGANLNSQHGNGGTALMFATMFGRNEVVKLLLESGADTDILDIRGQSAFDLAMQQGNHEAVTLLA from the coding sequence ATGATGGAAAACTACACGAATGTACTGATACACGCTGCCCGGGTAGGGGAATTGGATGTGATCCGTGAACTGCTTTCACGGGGTGTGGATGTGAATGTGAGGGATGAAAAAGGATATACGCCGCTGCTGATCGCATGCTATAACAATCGCCCCGAGGCGGCCAGACTGCTGCTCGATTCGGGAGCAGATGTCAATGCGGGCGACTATGGCGGCAATACGGCGCTGATGGGCGCAGCATTTAAAGGGTTACCCGAGATCGCGTCTTTGCTGATCAGTTACGGTGCCAACCTGAACAGCCAGCACGGCAACGGCGGTACAGCATTGATGTTTGCGACAATGTTTGGCCGCAATGAAGTGGTGAAACTGTTGCTCGAAAGCGGAGCCGATACTGACATTCTCGACATCAGGGGCCAGTCCGCGTTTGACCTCGCCATGCAGCAAGGTAACCACGAAGCCGTTACGCTACTGGCCTGA